A window of the Vespula vulgaris chromosome 6, iyVesVulg1.1, whole genome shotgun sequence genome harbors these coding sequences:
- the LOC127064798 gene encoding LOW QUALITY PROTEIN: piggyBac transposable element-derived protein 4-like (The sequence of the model RefSeq protein was modified relative to this genomic sequence to represent the inferred CDS: substituted 1 base at 1 genomic stop codon) → MCINESLFLYKERLFFKQYIPSKRNRFGMQSFIVSDCMTEYIQNIIVYARSYTAVKIENKDIGKSRKWYHAFFFHLIDIFVXNTYCPYTYKIKTTIFMANEINQGNTQKVSSEFNLS, encoded by the exons ATGTGTATAAATGAAAGTCTTTTTTTGTACAAAGAAAGattgttttttaaacaatacattccttcaaaaagaaatagatttgGCATGCAATCGTTTATTGTAAGTGATTGTATGAcagaatatatacaaaatataattgtttatgCTAGATCATATACTGCTgtgaaaattgaaaacaagGATATTGGAAAATCGAGA AAGTGGTAccatgcatttttttttcatctaataGATATTTTCGTGTGAAATACTTATTGTCcttatacatacaaaataaaaacaactATATTCATGgcaaatgaaattaatcaaGGAAATACTCAAAAAGTATCATCGGAATTCAATTTATCATGA